From the genome of Leptolyngbya iicbica LK, one region includes:
- a CDS encoding DUF4330 domain-containing protein encodes MQILDAKGRLFGKVSLLDIGAALIILMVLVGIFIFPGTGGSVAQVGGGNTRPVEVDVMVRGLTVSDPEGFFQMLQESETTNVIIRNQPHGEVRIQDVQQLPRSQAVPQPDGTVKSFPDPRPEMDYTIDLLITLADDALITDNGPVVGNSPVKIGTQIQIEGDLYSFYTSTVGVRILDAES; translated from the coding sequence ATGCAAATTTTGGACGCTAAAGGTCGGCTGTTTGGCAAAGTCAGCTTGTTAGATATTGGAGCCGCTCTCATCATTTTGATGGTGTTAGTGGGAATTTTCATCTTTCCAGGAACCGGAGGCTCCGTGGCCCAAGTGGGCGGCGGCAATACTCGCCCCGTAGAAGTGGATGTCATGGTGCGGGGCTTAACGGTGTCTGATCCGGAAGGCTTCTTCCAAATGCTGCAAGAGTCCGAAACGACGAACGTCATCATTCGCAACCAGCCCCACGGCGAAGTGCGCATCCAAGACGTGCAGCAGCTACCGCGTAGCCAAGCGGTGCCGCAACCCGATGGCACCGTCAAGTCCTTTCCCGATCCGCGCCCAGAGATGGACTACACCATTGATTTGCTGATCACCCTGGCCGATGATGCCCTGATCACCGATAACGGCCCGGTCGTCGGCAACAGCCCGGTCAAAATCGGCACGCAAATCCAAATTGAAGGCGACCTTTACAGCTTTTACACCAGCACGGTGGGGGTGCGCATTTTAGACGCCGAAAGTTAG